A single region of the Brienomyrus brachyistius isolate T26 chromosome 10, BBRACH_0.4, whole genome shotgun sequence genome encodes:
- the zgc:195212 gene encoding DUF4554 domain-containing protein — MLTLMKQVIRLLMVTVHHAQKKQKASGNVKGGLLVSVSAETSGSPSDHVCGTVAAAGHWCSGCTFEDVQREVTQNLDSSICIGSPADPEQLSEFLDICGPLRFHISFQVNGRSQVSEGDCLKTEQLLHRLSLVHAQVEIYFSFKLNEAIYQKIYRCRADRRFVLLSRCIGTDSALYLLPAPPAGPSGQCTQLHPVLGEASPLLLPHSLVEMGLCGTTSLLPAAALSPCVAQNPNWPAQLVDIRIFLYGPSNLPLLCDAEEHPLSFLRDLTHLLSWNEFGLSGVRCSENSAEGCLLSEMIYTVEGSERSAAVGQTLLLFLFLQHSDPFCSQLSDFVASEELLVQNLDRILQHNRETVKSALHSLLQRTLSGSLKRQKAQAKMQAAIPVILSSLSSVVSSSSSLAFRTTCLNSMKVQDTKELGITLKQALLDVTQNRFMPSRKCNNKCLRRESGDGDVDSSDHKHAALTQEDSSGSLIGALDHKELDLEASHSQTGGESTTGKKPRVAGVSTHPLAHKQTYTDPWKTAQHDIPQPTATAHTACSDPVPRSLGQDNHEEDQVWLHMFDWDC, encoded by the exons ATGTTAACCCTGATGAAGCAG GTCATCAGGCTACTGATGGTTACGGTACATCATGCCCAGAAGAAGCAGAAGGCATCAGGAAATGTGAAAGGAGGTCTTTTGGTTTCGGTGTCAGCAGAGACCAGCGGATCTCCCTCTGACCATGTCTGTGGCACAG TTGCAGCGGCAGGTCACTGGTGCTCAGGATGCACATTTGAAGATGTTCAGCGTG AGGTGACGCAGAATTTAGATTCATCCATCTGCATAGGCTCCCCTGCTGACCCAGAGCAGCTTAGTGAATTCTTAGACATATGTGGACCTCTTCGTTTCCACATCTCTTTCCAG GTGAATGGAAGGAGTCAGGTTTCCGAAGGAGACTGTCTGAAGACAGAACAATTGTTACACCGACTCAGCCTTGTCCATGCACAA GTGGAAATTTACTTCAGTTTCAAACTAAATGAAGCCATATACCAGAAAATCTATCG ctgcagggcggACAGGAGGTTTGTACTATTGAGCCGCTGCATAGGCACGGACAGCGCCCTCTATCTGCT GcctgcgccccctgctggccctaGTGGTCAGTGCACCCAGCTGCACCCTGTTCTGGGTGAGGCCTCCCCCCTGCTGCTTCCTCACTCTCTGGTTGAGATGGGTCTGTGTGGCACCACCAGCCTCCTTCCTGCCGCGGCGCTCAGCCCCTGCGTGGCTCAGAATCCTAACTGGCCAGCCCAACTTGTTGACATACGC ATTTTTCTTTACGGTCCCTCCAATCTGCCCCTGTTGTGTGATGCTGAAGAGCATCCCTTGAGCTTCCTACGTGATCTCACACATTTACTGTCCTGGAACGAGTTTGGTCTCTCTGGAGTACGATGCTCAGAAAACTCTGCAGAAG GCTGTTTGCTCTCTGAGATGATCTACACTGTGGAGGGGAGCGAGCGAAGTGCAGCTGTGGGccagactctcctcctcttcctctttctccAGCACAGCGACCCCTTCTGCTCACAGCTCTCTGATTTTGTTG CCAGTGAGGAGCTTCTAGTGCAAAATCTGGACCGGATTCTTCAGCACAACCGGGAGACGGTGAAGTCAGCGCTACACTCTCTTCTCCAGCGCACACTGAGTGGTTCTTTAAAGAGACAAAAG GCTCAGGCAAAGATGCAGGCTGCCATCCCCGTCATCCTTAGCTCGCTGTCCAGTGTGGTGAGCAGCAGTAGCAGCCTGGCTTTCAGGACCACCTGTCTGAACAGCATGAAG GTGCAGGACACTAAGGAGCTGGGTATCACCCTGAAGCAGGCTCTCCTGGATGTCACACAGAACCGATTCATGCCTAGCCGCAAATGTAACAATAAG TGTTTGCGGAGGGAATCAGGAGACGGTGATGTGGACAGTTCTGACCATAAACATGCAGCACTGACGCAGGAGGACAGTTCAGGGAGTTTGATTGGTGCTCTTGACCACAAAG AGTTAGATCTGGAAGCCTCACACAGCCAGACTGGTGGTGAGTCCACTACTGGGAAGAAGCCACGAGTTGCCGGGGTCAGCACACACCCCTTAGCTCACAAGCAGACATACACGGATCCCTGGAAGACAGCCCAGCATGACATACCTCAGCCCACTGCCACGGCCCACACAGCGTGCAGCGACCCTGTGCCTCGTTCTCTGGGTCAAGACAACCACGAG GAGGACCAAGTCTGGTTGCACATGTTTGACTGGGACTGCTAG